The Kitasatospora setae KM-6054 genome contains a region encoding:
- a CDS encoding TetR/AcrR family transcriptional regulator has product MIEQANPEPVDRADAASTPVRPGRRRSEESRRAILAAAYELLAEAGYARLTVEGVAARAGTGKQTVYRWWPGKADVLLEAVTAHARQHIPLPDTGDHAADLHAFLAATFAAATPPTTDALRALMAEAQIDPAFGTRFRDTLLRPRREALGTLLDRAHAAGALAPHLTPAAAVDLAFGLLWYRLLATGDPLDEPLAALLTRTLLR; this is encoded by the coding sequence GTGATCGAGCAAGCGAATCCAGAACCGGTCGACCGAGCCGACGCGGCGTCAACTCCCGTGCGCCCGGGGCGCCGACGCAGCGAGGAGAGCCGCCGCGCGATCCTCGCCGCCGCGTACGAACTGCTGGCCGAGGCCGGCTACGCGCGCCTCACCGTCGAGGGCGTCGCCGCCCGGGCCGGCACCGGCAAGCAGACCGTCTACCGCTGGTGGCCCGGAAAGGCGGACGTCCTGCTCGAAGCCGTCACCGCCCACGCCCGGCAGCACATCCCGCTGCCCGACACCGGCGACCACGCCGCCGACCTGCACGCCTTCCTCGCCGCCACGTTCGCCGCCGCCACCCCGCCCACCACCGACGCCCTGCGCGCCCTGATGGCCGAGGCCCAGATCGACCCCGCCTTCGGCACCCGCTTCCGCGACACCCTGCTCCGCCCCCGCCGCGAAGCCCTCGGCACCCTGCTCGACCGGGCCCACGCCGCCGGCGCCCTCGCCCCGCACCTCACCCCCGCCGCCGCCGTCGACCTCGCCTTCGGCCTGCTCTGGTACCGCCTGCTCGCCACCGGCGACCCCCTCGACGAGCCGCTCGCCGCACTGCTCACCCGCACGCTGCTGCGCTGA
- a CDS encoding MFS transporter: MPTETPPHPSPRPGPTPSGLRRLTRGALADLTPLRDSPDYRRLWFGQTVSSIGQQMTTLAVGIQVYDLTRSPFLTGLVGLCSLVPLVVFGLYGGAIADRVDRRLLGLVGSAGLAAVSALLAVQALLDLRSIVLLYTAVALQGGFFAVSSPARSSMIPRLVPREQLPAANALNTIGMNLGQTVGPLLGGVAVAAYGAQSAYLADTVAFAATLYAMWRLPAMRPQTTSGKRATVLDGLRFLRGQPNLRTSFAADLAAMIFGLPRALFPAIVLPFYGGDAGTVGLLAAAPAVGALAGGLFSGWIGRIHRHGVAVLGSVAAWGLAIAAFGLVHNLPLGLLLLAAAGCADTVSMIFRNTMMQVAAPDEMRGRLQGVFIVVVAGGPRLGDFESGTVAALTTPTVSILTGGLACVAAVLYLAARRPAFLRYDARHPTP, translated from the coding sequence GTGCCCACCGAAACGCCCCCCCACCCGTCCCCGCGGCCCGGACCCACCCCGTCCGGGCTGCGCCGCCTCACCCGCGGCGCCCTCGCCGACCTCACCCCGCTGCGCGACAGCCCCGACTACCGGCGGCTCTGGTTCGGCCAGACGGTCTCCTCGATCGGCCAGCAGATGACCACCCTCGCGGTCGGCATCCAGGTCTACGACCTCACCCGCTCCCCGTTCCTCACCGGACTGGTCGGCCTCTGCTCCCTGGTCCCGCTGGTCGTCTTCGGCCTGTACGGCGGCGCCATCGCCGACCGGGTCGACCGTCGCCTGCTCGGCCTGGTCGGCTCCGCCGGCCTCGCCGCCGTCTCCGCGCTGCTCGCCGTCCAGGCCCTGCTCGACCTGCGCTCCATCGTCCTGCTGTACACCGCCGTCGCGCTCCAGGGCGGTTTCTTCGCGGTCAGCTCGCCCGCCAGGTCCTCGATGATCCCGCGCCTCGTCCCGCGCGAGCAGCTGCCCGCCGCCAACGCGCTCAACACCATCGGCATGAACCTCGGCCAGACCGTCGGCCCGCTGCTCGGCGGCGTCGCCGTCGCCGCGTACGGCGCGCAGAGCGCCTACCTCGCCGACACCGTCGCCTTCGCCGCGACCCTCTACGCGATGTGGCGCCTGCCCGCGATGCGCCCGCAGACCACCAGCGGCAAGCGCGCCACCGTCCTCGACGGCCTGCGCTTCCTGCGCGGCCAGCCCAACCTCCGCACCTCCTTCGCCGCCGACCTCGCCGCGATGATCTTCGGCCTGCCGCGCGCCCTCTTCCCCGCGATCGTCCTGCCCTTCTACGGCGGCGACGCCGGCACCGTCGGCCTGCTCGCCGCCGCCCCCGCCGTCGGCGCCCTCGCCGGCGGCCTCTTCTCCGGCTGGATCGGCCGCATCCACCGCCACGGCGTCGCCGTCCTCGGCTCCGTCGCCGCCTGGGGCCTCGCCATCGCCGCCTTCGGCCTCGTCCACAACCTGCCGCTCGGCCTGCTCCTGCTCGCCGCGGCCGGTTGCGCCGACACCGTCTCGATGATCTTCCGCAACACGATGATGCAGGTCGCCGCCCCCGACGAGATGCGCGGCCGCCTCCAAGGCGTCTTCATCGTCGTCGTCGCCGGCGGCCCCCGCCTCGGCGACTTCGAATCCGGCACCGTCGCCGCCCTCACCACCCCCACCGTCTCCATCCTCACCGGCGGCCTCGCCTGCGTCGCCGCCGTCCTCTACCTCGCCGCCCGCCGCCCCGCCTTCCTCCGCTACGACGCCCGCCACCCCACCCCCTGA
- a CDS encoding class I SAM-dependent methyltransferase produces the protein MRHPSSPLSVPFGKAGIWALAGASVAAAATAWWVTDSAPYPYAQHRLLDLPLPFLSWQRLADQLQPLPGERILEIGPGTGLQSLQVAPRLGADGRLDIVDIQQEMLDHVMRRAAAAGLDTIAPTLADARELPFDDATFDAAYLVTALGEIPDVPAALHELRRVLKPTGRLVVGEFFDRHQIRPAALARHANAVGLHVIRQSGPALAYFSLLRPCTSAADSRPHAAAAADSRAHAAAADRPAAVDS, from the coding sequence ATGCGCCACCCCTCCTCGCCCCTGAGCGTCCCGTTCGGCAAGGCCGGCATCTGGGCCCTGGCGGGCGCCTCGGTCGCGGCTGCGGCCACCGCCTGGTGGGTGACCGACTCCGCGCCGTACCCCTACGCGCAGCACCGACTGCTCGACCTGCCACTGCCGTTCCTGTCCTGGCAGCGGCTGGCCGACCAGCTGCAGCCGCTGCCGGGCGAGCGGATCCTGGAGATCGGCCCCGGCACCGGGCTGCAGTCGCTCCAGGTGGCGCCCAGGCTCGGCGCCGACGGCCGGCTGGACATCGTCGACATCCAGCAGGAGATGCTCGACCACGTGATGCGCCGAGCCGCCGCGGCCGGCCTCGACACCATCGCCCCCACCCTGGCCGACGCACGCGAACTCCCCTTCGACGACGCCACGTTCGACGCCGCCTACCTGGTCACCGCGCTGGGCGAGATCCCGGACGTGCCCGCCGCCCTGCACGAACTGCGCCGGGTCCTCAAGCCGACCGGTCGCCTGGTCGTCGGCGAGTTCTTCGACCGCCACCAGATCCGCCCAGCGGCCCTGGCCCGGCACGCCAACGCCGTCGGCCTGCACGTCATCCGGCAGTCCGGACCGGCCCTGGCCTACTTCTCGCTGCTGCGGCCGTGCACCTCGGCCGCCGACAGCCGGCCGCACGCCGCCGCCGCCGCCGACAGCCGAGCGCACGCCGCCGCCGCGGACCGGCCGGCGGCCGTCGACTCCTGA
- a CDS encoding DUF4097 family beta strand repeat-containing protein gives MTGLAVLAAGTVLAGCNPANEFNRTPFSQNGQADATGATLLRIDSHDASVTLSAGDGPTVQVSASGTYAGQAPQVTTTRSGDTATVSASCPDDCQLQVTLPASLRVKVEGGNGAIAADGLAGALDLHTSDGSITLRNPTGPVTLKSNNGQVSLTGAASKHTDITTADGAVTAAFGTAPNDVRVTTKDGAVDLSVPPGTGYRIDTRSSSSSPQIDLPSNSGAAASLTVATSNGGIHIH, from the coding sequence ATGACCGGACTGGCCGTGCTGGCCGCAGGTACCGTGCTGGCCGGGTGCAACCCCGCGAACGAGTTCAACCGCACGCCGTTCTCGCAGAACGGCCAGGCCGACGCCACCGGTGCCACCCTGCTCCGGATCGACAGCCACGACGCCTCCGTCACGCTCAGCGCGGGCGACGGTCCGACCGTGCAGGTCTCGGCGAGCGGCACCTACGCGGGGCAGGCCCCGCAGGTCACCACCACCAGGTCCGGCGACACCGCGACGGTGAGCGCCTCCTGCCCCGACGACTGCCAGCTGCAGGTCACCCTGCCGGCCTCGCTGCGGGTCAAGGTCGAGGGCGGCAACGGCGCCATCGCGGCGGACGGTCTGGCCGGCGCGCTGGACCTGCACACCTCCGACGGCTCGATCACCCTGCGCAACCCCACCGGCCCGGTGACCCTGAAGAGCAACAACGGCCAGGTCAGCCTGACCGGCGCCGCCTCCAAGCACACCGACATCACCACCGCGGACGGCGCGGTCACCGCCGCCTTCGGCACGGCTCCGAACGACGTGCGGGTGACCACCAAGGACGGCGCGGTCGACCTGTCGGTGCCCCCGGGCACCGGCTACCGCATCGACACCCGCAGCAGCAGTTCCTCGCCGCAGATCGACCTGCCGAGCAACAGCGGCGCGGCGGCCTCCCTCACCGTGGCCACTTCCAACGGCGGCATCCACATCCACTGA
- a CDS encoding acyl-CoA dehydrogenase family protein: protein MTVRTVAAGAVPAGAVAACGCAAVPAADAAAGASGIHALTGELGGALETILRAFQVTRAVLPSAAVGLVDQQLRTVTDFAVGRRLYRRSVADLPHARKVPADAFLDLLIGDAFATTVCRALHLLPGQTSCYAAAVKYLVPELFREAVDSLGVVLGARSFLREGRHAIFQKHARDLPVASLVHAGGTVCQATVIPQLPRLARNGWLRDEPAPAELFHLAGPLPELDFDRLATTAGRTDPLLAVLPAAAERFRDEPELGPLCRRLLDEVTALKGLVDALPPRDRTPLAGPVSFELAHRYALLLAAAACLGVWQANPDNPSAFLRGPEWLVAALGRLTARLGCPPVAGAREAEESVVTELVRRYEECIAFDLIGRRLA from the coding sequence ATGACGGTGCGGACGGTGGCGGCCGGCGCGGTGCCGGCCGGCGCGGTGGCGGCGTGCGGGTGCGCGGCGGTGCCGGCCGCGGACGCGGCGGCCGGCGCGAGCGGCATCCACGCGCTGACCGGCGAGCTCGGCGGGGCCCTGGAGACCATCCTGCGGGCCTTCCAGGTCACCCGGGCGGTGCTGCCCTCGGCGGCCGTCGGCCTGGTGGACCAGCAGCTGCGCACGGTCACCGACTTCGCCGTCGGGAGGCGGCTCTACCGCCGTTCGGTGGCCGACCTGCCGCACGCCCGCAAGGTGCCGGCCGACGCGTTCCTCGACCTGCTGATCGGCGACGCGTTCGCCACCACCGTCTGCCGCGCGCTGCACCTGCTGCCCGGTCAGACCAGCTGCTACGCCGCGGCCGTCAAGTACCTGGTGCCGGAGCTGTTCCGGGAGGCGGTCGACTCGCTGGGCGTGGTGCTGGGCGCCCGGTCCTTCCTGCGCGAGGGGCGGCACGCGATCTTCCAGAAGCATGCCCGGGACCTCCCGGTCGCCTCCCTGGTGCACGCCGGCGGCACCGTCTGCCAGGCGACCGTCATCCCGCAGCTGCCGCGGCTGGCCCGCAACGGCTGGCTGCGCGACGAGCCGGCCCCGGCCGAGCTCTTCCACCTGGCCGGCCCGCTGCCCGAGCTGGACTTCGACCGGCTGGCCACCACGGCCGGGCGGACCGACCCGCTGCTGGCCGTCCTGCCGGCGGCCGCGGAGCGGTTCCGGGACGAGCCGGAGCTCGGCCCGCTGTGCCGCCGGCTGCTGGACGAGGTGACCGCGCTGAAGGGCCTGGTCGACGCGCTGCCGCCACGCGACCGGACCCCGCTGGCCGGCCCGGTGAGCTTCGAACTCGCCCACCGCTACGCCCTGCTGCTGGCCGCCGCCGCCTGCCTGGGGGTCTGGCAGGCCAACCCCGACAACCCGAGCGCGTTCCTGCGCGGGCCCGAGTGGCTGGTCGCCGCGCTCGGCCGGCTCACCGCCCGGCTGGGCTGCCCGCCGGTGGCCGGCGCCCGGGAGGCGGAGGAGTCCGTCGTCACCGAACTGGTGCGGCGCTACGAGGAGTGCATCGCCTTCGACCTGATTGGACGACGCCTTGCGTGA
- a CDS encoding DUF4097 family beta strand repeat-containing protein, with translation MVVALAGWGVVALLPAHHPYSGNWQQDAAGAGQVTVQADGLGVTLSQDDSAQVTVAMSGSYTGGVPQVSVTRSGSDITVTADCPDDCSEHLRITVPAGLAARVSTGDAGIQAQGLTGRLDLTTGQGGVEVARSSGPLTVHSTGGGVSLADSSAPNAEVTTSDGAVSASFTAAPAALKVTTGDGGVDVKLPHDATYHVDAQSSQSSPSVSLPNTATNAPHSVVVRTKGGGITVH, from the coding sequence GTGGTCGTGGCCCTGGCCGGCTGGGGCGTGGTCGCCCTGCTCCCCGCGCACCACCCGTACAGCGGCAACTGGCAGCAGGACGCGGCCGGCGCCGGCCAGGTGACGGTCCAGGCCGACGGCCTCGGCGTGACGCTGAGCCAGGACGACTCCGCGCAGGTCACGGTGGCCATGAGCGGCAGCTACACGGGCGGCGTCCCGCAGGTCTCCGTCACCCGCTCCGGGTCCGACATCACGGTCACCGCCGACTGCCCCGACGACTGCTCGGAGCACCTGCGGATCACCGTGCCGGCCGGCCTGGCCGCGCGGGTGAGCACCGGCGACGCCGGGATCCAGGCGCAGGGCCTGACCGGCCGGCTGGACCTGACCACCGGTCAGGGCGGAGTCGAGGTGGCCCGGTCGTCCGGCCCGCTGACCGTGCACAGCACCGGCGGCGGGGTGAGCCTCGCCGACAGCAGCGCCCCGAACGCCGAGGTGACCACCTCGGACGGCGCGGTGAGCGCCTCCTTCACGGCGGCCCCCGCCGCCCTGAAGGTGACCACCGGCGACGGCGGGGTGGACGTCAAGCTGCCGCACGACGCCACCTACCACGTCGACGCGCAGAGCTCGCAGTCGTCGCCGAGCGTCTCGCTGCCGAACACCGCCACGAACGCGCCGCACAGCGTGGTGGTGCGGACCAAGGGCGGCGGCATCACGGTCCACTGA
- a CDS encoding response regulator transcription factor, which produces MRVVLAEDSALLRQGIELLLSEQGIDVVASVGDGEQLLRAVAEHRPDACVTDVRMPPTFLDEGLRAALAVRARWPETAVLVLSHYVEERYAVDLVNTNDNGVGYLLKDRVSDAEEFVDALRRVAAGETVIDPEVVKQLLASSRQRDPLATLTPREREVLTAMAEGRSNAGIAADLTIGTAAVEKYIRSIFMKFDLQQEAGDHRRVLAVLRYLGA; this is translated from the coding sequence GTGCGGGTAGTACTGGCCGAGGACTCCGCGCTGCTGCGCCAGGGCATCGAACTGCTGCTCAGCGAGCAGGGGATCGACGTGGTCGCCTCGGTCGGCGACGGCGAGCAACTCCTGCGCGCGGTGGCCGAACACCGGCCGGACGCCTGCGTGACGGACGTCCGGATGCCGCCCACCTTCCTGGACGAGGGCCTGCGCGCCGCACTGGCGGTACGCGCCCGCTGGCCGGAGACCGCCGTCCTGGTGCTCTCGCACTACGTCGAGGAGCGCTACGCCGTCGACCTGGTCAACACCAACGACAACGGGGTCGGCTACCTGCTCAAGGACCGGGTGTCGGACGCCGAGGAGTTCGTGGACGCGCTGCGCCGGGTCGCCGCGGGCGAGACGGTCATCGACCCGGAGGTGGTCAAGCAACTGCTGGCCAGCAGCCGGCAGCGGGACCCGCTGGCCACCCTGACGCCGCGCGAACGGGAAGTCCTCACGGCCATGGCGGAGGGCCGTTCCAACGCCGGGATCGCGGCCGATCTGACGATCGGCACGGCGGCGGTGGAGAAGTACATCCGCAGCATCTTCATGAAATTCGATCTGCAGCAGGAGGCGGGAGACCACCGCCGCGTGCTCGCCGTCTTACGCTACCTGGGAGCTTGA
- a CDS encoding sensor histidine kinase codes for MTENIAGRATGRARTDARPPREVVPGNPLRALVSPVLWRASVHLVLDALVASAGLAVLVVLVLAVCLVPAGLVGLPLVVAAGWALFRLAALERARFAVTCGLELDELPAPVCSWRLVASLRSLVHNLCTWRLIGYFVLLMPVAVVTVVGVALTWAVPLTLVLLPAYYRGLPGGQARLGPFLVDSLPRALLVAAVALLVGAVLSPLVVRLLLALDTALAVALLSRPRGMALQQRVDDLTESRARVVDAAEAERRRIERDLHDGAQQRLVAMSITLGRASSRLKKAGDHETGKLVEDARRETLSAITELRNLARGLHPPVLTDRGLAAALSAVAALAPVPVRLDVRVEPRPSSTVEAVAYFTVTEALTNVAKHARATRAWVEIHREGDRVDVTVGDDGRGGADLAAGTGLSGLADRVSGVDGRFRLSSPVGGPTVIEVELPCG; via the coding sequence TTGACCGAGAACATCGCCGGCCGTGCCACCGGCAGAGCCCGGACGGACGCCCGGCCACCCCGCGAGGTGGTGCCGGGCAATCCGCTGCGCGCGCTGGTCTCCCCCGTGCTGTGGCGGGCGTCGGTCCACCTGGTCCTCGACGCTCTGGTGGCGTCGGCGGGACTGGCCGTGCTGGTGGTGCTGGTCCTCGCCGTCTGCCTGGTGCCGGCCGGCCTGGTGGGCCTGCCGCTCGTGGTGGCGGCGGGGTGGGCGCTGTTCCGGCTGGCCGCCCTCGAGCGCGCCCGGTTCGCCGTGACCTGCGGGCTGGAGCTCGACGAGCTGCCGGCGCCGGTCTGTTCGTGGCGGTTGGTCGCGTCGCTGCGGTCGCTGGTCCACAACCTCTGCACCTGGCGGCTGATCGGCTACTTCGTCCTGCTGATGCCGGTGGCGGTGGTGACCGTGGTCGGGGTGGCGCTGACCTGGGCCGTGCCGCTGACCCTGGTGCTGCTTCCGGCCTACTACCGGGGCCTGCCCGGCGGGCAGGCCCGGCTCGGGCCGTTCCTGGTGGACTCGCTGCCCCGGGCGCTGCTGGTCGCGGCGGTGGCGCTGCTGGTCGGCGCGGTCCTCTCCCCGCTGGTCGTCAGACTGCTGCTGGCGCTGGACACCGCGCTGGCCGTCGCCCTGCTCTCCCGGCCCCGGGGCATGGCGCTGCAGCAGCGGGTCGACGACCTGACGGAAAGTCGGGCCCGGGTGGTGGACGCCGCCGAGGCGGAGCGCAGACGGATCGAGCGGGACCTGCACGACGGCGCCCAGCAGCGGCTGGTGGCGATGTCGATCACCCTGGGCCGGGCCAGCTCGCGGTTGAAGAAGGCCGGTGACCACGAGACCGGCAAGCTGGTCGAGGACGCCCGGCGGGAAACCCTCAGCGCCATCACCGAGTTGCGCAACCTGGCCCGCGGCCTGCACCCACCGGTGCTGACCGACCGCGGCCTGGCGGCGGCGCTCTCCGCGGTGGCCGCCCTGGCTCCGGTGCCGGTGCGCCTCGACGTCCGGGTGGAGCCGCGCCCCTCCTCCACCGTCGAGGCGGTCGCCTACTTCACGGTGACCGAGGCGCTCACCAACGTCGCCAAGCACGCCCGGGCGACCCGGGCTTGGGTGGAGATCCACCGGGAGGGCGACCGTGTGGACGTTACAGTGGGCGACGACGGACGCGGCGGAGCCGACCTCGCGGCCGGCACGGGTCTGTCCGGTCTGGCGGACCGGGTGTCCGGGGTGGACGGGCGGTTCCGGCTGAGCAGTCCGGTGGGTGGACCGACCGTGATCGAGGTGGAATTGCCGTGCGGGTAG